The Chrysemys picta bellii isolate R12L10 chromosome 5, ASM1138683v2, whole genome shotgun sequence genome includes a window with the following:
- the LOC101938480 gene encoding uncharacterized protein LOC101938480: MPKKKVVAPLSRLCLGNVARHMQSVWVKDYSENYLDEYQFRYVMGPFNELAGCLVQDLLQLLGESRRLTRAALHLLLLPHLTELSLRSCPGLVSNAITQLITVRCQNLSSLDLKGCSRVPTAALVDLLEGLPRLRKLGLAETQANTQVLAAVGSCCRRLRELDVSHCQKVAPDSLLHLAYDQTESALCCPALRVLLAQGIEPKAHSQDLVRALAFVLLALPSLEFLANSYLREALCLIHTQQFSGTQGLPGFPSLEELARRRQGARAAGGDSWLTLPLRRVEEVEDPFLPTFCSVCPEVAEAAVSLSDGPCTSWGSLAWSHLTQLTVLCTGHRGRGLAEMLPVAQGLGAQLQSLSLHGFSYDDEFSFCALLNCCHNLTAFSSHLSVPAGPVRPAAAVPNGEPAAEPQDWELDLLRHPFPKLRHFSLGLASSCEPLPSQHAFVLRASLASLLSRAPRLETLALLSIPFSLDGVFQKVLAAPGAALRNLRELSLAESQVSSPTLHCLLALDNGLSSLNLAGCPAIHRRDYDQLLRTVRKERLELDIAWQ; the protein is encoded by the exons ATGCCCAAGAAGAAAGTCGTAGCGCCGCTGAGCCGCTTGTGCCTGGGCAACGTGGCCAGACACATGCAGAGCGTGTGGGTGAAGGATTACAGCGAGAACTACCTCGACGAGTACCAGTTCCGCTACGTCATGGGGCCCTTCAATGAGCTGG CCGGCTGCTTAGTCCAGGACCTGCTCCAGTTACTGGGCGAGAGTCGGCGCCTGACGCGGGCCGCACTGCAcctactgctcctgccccacctgaCAGAGCTGAGCCTGCGCTCCTGTCCGGGCCTGGTCAGCAACGCCATCACCCAGCTGATCACGGTGCGGTGCCAG AACTTGTCCTCCCTGGACCTCAAGGGCTGCAGCCGGGTCCCGACGGCCGCGCTGGTGGACCTGCTGGAAGGGCTGCCGCGTCTGCGCAAGCTGGGCCTGGCGGAGACGCAGGCCAACACGCAGGTGCTGGCGGCCGTGGGCTCCTGCTGCCGGCGCCTGCGGGAGCTGGACGTCTCACACTGCCAGAAGGTGGCGCCGGACTCCCTGCTGCACCTGGCCTACGACCAGACCGAGAGCGCCCTGTGCTGCCCCGCGCTGCgggtgctgctggcccaggggatAGAGCCCAAGGCCCACAGCCAGGACTTGGTCAGAGCCCTGGCCTTCGTGCTGCTGGCTCTGCCCAGCTTGGAGTTCCTGGCCAACAGCTACCTCAGGGAGGCGCTGTGTCTCATTCACacgcagcagttcagcggcacgCAGGGCTTGCCGGGATTCCCCTCGCTGGAGGAGCTGGCCCGGCGCAGGCAGGGTGCCCGTGCAGCCGGGGGCGACTCCTGGCTCACGCTGCCGCTCCGGCgggtggaggaggtggaggatcccttcctccccaccttcTGCTCCGTGTGCCCGGAGGTGGCAGAAGCGGCCGTGTCGCTCAGCGACGGCCCttgcaccagctggggcagcCTGGCCTGGAGCCACCTCACCCAGCTCACCGTGCTCTGCACGGggcaccgggggcgggggctggccgAGATGCTTCCCGTGGCTCAGGgcctgggagcccagctgcagtCCCTCTCCCTCCACGGCTTCTCCTACGATGACGAATTTTCCTTCTGCGCCCTGCTGAACTGCTGCCACAACCTCACCGCCTTCAGCAGCCACCTGAGCGTCCCCGCGGGGCCCGTGCGGCCGGCCGCCGCTGTGCCCAACGGGGAGCCTGCCGCGGAGCCGCAGGACTGGGAGCTGGACCTGCtccgccaccccttccccaagctccGGCACTTCAGCTTGGGCCTGGCCAGCTCGTGTGAGCCTCtcccttcccagcatgcctttgTCCTGCGGGCGAGCCTGGCCTCGCTACTCAGCCGCGCCCCCCGCCTGGAGACCCTGGCCCTGCTCAGCATCCCCTTCTCCCTGGACGGCGTGTTCCAGAAGGTGCTGGCTGCCCCTGGTGCTGCCCTCCGCAATCTGCGAGAGCTGTCGCTGGCCGAGAGCCAGGTATCCAGCCCGACCCTGCACTGCCTGCTGGCCTTGGACAACGGGCTCAGCTCCCTGAACCTGGCCGGCTGCCCGGCCATCCACCGGCGGGACTACGACCAGCTGCTCCGCACCGTCCGCAAGGAGAGGCTGGAACTGGACATCGCATGGCAGTGA